The Paenibacillus swuensis genome contains the following window.
TGCCGGATGAAATTGCCGCGCTGGTTTATTTTCTCGCGCTGCCAGAAGCCGGTTACATCACAGGTCAGGTCATTTCACCAAACGGCGGATGGTTTACTTAAGATTGCAACCTTTAGATGGCAGAATACGTTGTATAATTATCCCTCAATCAGAGAATATTACGATTGTTGAATATTACATGTTTAGAGGGAGGATTTACAATGTCTGTTTTGTCTAACTTTGATAACTGGAAACAATTTCTCGGCAACCGGGTGGAAGCAGCTCACAAAGCGGGGATGAATGATGATACAATCGCTAATCTTGCTTACGAAATCGGTGAGTTCCTGGATGAGAAAATTAATCCCAAGAATGACGAAGAACGCGTCTTGAAAGAGCTGTGGGACGTAGGAGATCAACAAGATCGCCACACGATGGCCAAATTAATGGTTAAGCTTGCTGAGAATAACCAATAACGTCAAGCATTCGTTCATATGGAAGCCTCCTGCTGAAGGGGGCTTTTGTGCTGAACGAAAATACGAGTCCAATATTATCCAACCCCAAAAGGGTAATGCACATTTGCTCAGAATATGATACTTTTAGTACATACATACTTATGATTAACTTATGGGGACAGAGGGAGCACTTATCGTATGGAAGTAAAACAATGGTATATGGAATACAAGATTCATAAGAACCGTCCCGGCTTATTGGGCGACATCGCGTCTCTGATGGGAATGTTGGAAATTAACATTATTTCCATTAATGGTGTCGATGACCGTAAACGGGGTATGCTGCTTCAATCCACGGACGACGAGAAGATCGAGCTAATGGGCAAGATGCTTAAGAAGGTGGACAATATTACAATCACCGCGTTGCGAGCCCCTAAATTGGTCGATGTTCTGGCCGTTCGTCACGGTCGATATATTGACAGAGACGTGGATGATTTGAAAACTTTTCGTTTCACTCGTGAAGAATTGGGATTACTTGTCGACTTTTTGGGTGAAGTATTTAAGAGGGAAGGCAACCAGGTCGTCGGATTAAGAGGAATGCCGCGGGTTGGCAAGACCGAATCCATTATTGCGGGGAGCGTCTGTTCCAACAAACGCTGGACTTTTGTTTCCTCTACCTTGCTTCGCCAGACGGTTAGAAGCCAACTCTCGGAAGATGAGATTAATCCGAACAATATATATATTATTGATGGCATTGTCAGTACAATCCGTTCCAATGAAAAGCATCATCAACTATTGCAAGATATTATGAGCATGCCGTCAACCAAAGTCATTGAACACCCGGATATTTTCATCCGTGAGTCCGAGTATGACTACAGCCACTTTGATTATATCATTGAGTTGCGTAACCACCCTGACGAAGAAATCACATACGATACGTTTACCGCTAATTATGACGGCTTCTAAATTTGCGGATAAACATTATTAGAGTAGGAGGAACTATCTGTGTCTGAGCTCGGTCAATTACTGAAGAACGCTCGTCTTGAGAAAGGATACACTCTCGAAGATGTGCAAGACATTACGAAGATTCGCAAACATTACCTGGAAGCGATCGAGGAAGGCAATTTTAAAGCGTTACCGGGTAATTTCTATGTTAGAGCTTTCATTAAAACTTATGCCGAAACCGTAGGTTTGGACCCCGAGGAAACTTTAGGTTTGCATAAGAACGTTATTCCGTCATCGGTTCAGGAGCCTCAACATGATACGGTTATTCGTAAGCGCAAGCGTTCCGATTCCGACACGGAGAAGGTGGGTAAACTCGCTTCATCGGCCTTGATGTGGTTATTTCCAATACTGATTATCGGCATTATTTATTATTTCTTTGTTGTCAATTATGACGGCAATAAGCAGGTTAAACAACCTGAAGGCGAGAATATAACGAACTCCAAGCAGGAGCCGGTTGTAGAAGATACGCCGAATGCGGGCAACGGAACAGCACAAGGCAGTAACAATGCGAATAAAGGGACATCAACAGATGGTACGACAGGGAATGCCAATGCCGTTGAACCGGGAACGGAAGAAGGCATAGCCGGCGAGGTACCGCCTGAGGGAGCGGTGACGGATCCCAATACGTTGCCTGCCCAAGAAGCGGGTGTCGTGTTCGATGCGAAGAAGGGCAAGACGGATAATTATAATATAGCCGGTGCAACTGCCATAACCGTTGAACTGACCGTTGCGGAAGGAAAAGAATGCTGGTATGAGGTTCGTGAAGGCAATTCGGACGGAAAACAGCTTGATACGGGTACCTTGAGAAACGCAAGTACGGTTACTGTTGCCTCGGACAAGGATACATTTATTAAGGTCGGTAATGCGGGTAACGTACAGATCAAGGTGAACGGCGTGCTTGTCGATGACGGCGATAAGCCGAACTCGAAGAGGCTTCAGATGAATTTCGCGACGGCTGCTTCCGCCCCGACTCCATAGTTTGAAATGACATGAGACGTTCCTTCCGCTTGGGGGAGCGTCTTTCTGTGTTTTTTTGCGTATGGTCAGGGAGTTTGCTATAATGCAACTTGAAATCGTTGGAAAGGTCGTGGAGTTTGATGAGTTCTGAAAGTTCATTTGATATTGTCTCCAAAGTAGATTTACAGGAGATGGATAACGCCATTACGCAAGCTGAGAAAGAAATCGCCAACCGCTTCGACTTTAAGGGCAGCAAGAGCTCCATCAAGCTCGAGAAGGAAGAACTGGTTGTAGCCTCGGATGACGAGTTTAAATTAACGAACGTTCTGGATATACTTCAGTCCAAAATGACAAAGCGCGGCATCTCCATCAAAAACCTGGATTACGGCAAAGTAGAGCCGGCTTCAAGACAAACCGTGCGTCAACGCATTAAATTGAAGGTAGGAATTGATCAGGAGAACGCGAAGAAGATCAACATCCTCATCCGTGACTCCAAATTAAAAGTGAAAAGCCAAATCCAGGGAGACTCTATTCGGGTTACCGCC
Protein-coding sequences here:
- a CDS encoding DUF3243 domain-containing protein → MSVLSNFDNWKQFLGNRVEAAHKAGMNDDTIANLAYEIGEFLDEKINPKNDEERVLKELWDVGDQQDRHTMAKLMVKLAENNQ
- a CDS encoding DUF3388 domain-containing protein, translating into MEVKQWYMEYKIHKNRPGLLGDIASLMGMLEINIISINGVDDRKRGMLLQSTDDEKIELMGKMLKKVDNITITALRAPKLVDVLAVRHGRYIDRDVDDLKTFRFTREELGLLVDFLGEVFKREGNQVVGLRGMPRVGKTESIIAGSVCSNKRWTFVSSTLLRQTVRSQLSEDEINPNNIYIIDGIVSTIRSNEKHHQLLQDIMSMPSTKVIEHPDIFIRESEYDYSHFDYIIELRNHPDEEITYDTFTANYDGF
- a CDS encoding RodZ domain-containing protein, which translates into the protein MSELGQLLKNARLEKGYTLEDVQDITKIRKHYLEAIEEGNFKALPGNFYVRAFIKTYAETVGLDPEETLGLHKNVIPSSVQEPQHDTVIRKRKRSDSDTEKVGKLASSALMWLFPILIIGIIYYFFVVNYDGNKQVKQPEGENITNSKQEPVVEDTPNAGNGTAQGSNNANKGTSTDGTTGNANAVEPGTEEGIAGEVPPEGAVTDPNTLPAQEAGVVFDAKKGKTDNYNIAGATAITVELTVAEGKECWYEVREGNSDGKQLDTGTLRNASTVTVASDKDTFIKVGNAGNVQIKVNGVLVDDGDKPNSKRLQMNFATAASAPTP
- a CDS encoding YajQ family cyclic di-GMP-binding protein, whose translation is MSSESSFDIVSKVDLQEMDNAITQAEKEIANRFDFKGSKSSIKLEKEELVVASDDEFKLTNVLDILQSKMTKRGISIKNLDYGKVEPASRQTVRQRIKLKVGIDQENAKKINILIRDSKLKVKSQIQGDSIRVTAKSKDDLQNVIQLLRKADLPLDLQFTNLK